The following nucleotide sequence is from Desulforegula conservatrix Mb1Pa.
AGCGTCTGTTAGCGTCCTGCTCTTTCGTAAGACCTGTGTAAAAGCTGGATAATTTCTCAGGCCACCGTCCACTACAGCTGGTTTGTAGGCCGGAATCCTGGTTACTATTCCATTAACAACCCCCCATCGATCTCCCGGGATATTGCAGATAGCTTCAACGCCACTAACCCTGTCCCTGAGCGGTTGCCCCGGACGGATATCCATAGCGAACGCAGCTGATTCTTTTATCTGTTTGCCGCCATATCCGGTTTTGAAAGCACTGTAATCCAATGTATCAAACATGGTTCCCGCCTTAAGTCATAAACAAAATAGATATCTTGCCTGCTGCCGCACGAACCTTGCCCAGGTTTGTTGTCTCTTTGCCTGCCCATGGCTGTGGGCCGCTTTGCATCGGTATCCATTCGGTTGGGTTGGTGTCGGTTCCCGGAAAATAGTGGTATTCTCCAGGTGGCAAAAAGTTCCCGTAGTTTGCCGAGTCCATCGTGTGGACAACGACCATTACTGCCTTGCATTCAACCCCTTCCGGAACAATCACATCTTTCCAAGATCCATCGCCGTTCAGGGTCAGTAATTTGCGTTCTGTGCTTGAGTGGATGGGCTTGTTGTTTCCATCCACTGGAAATTCCTTGTACTTGTTCTCGTTTGCCATTTATCCCTCCATTATTTGGGGTTTGCGCCGATTCTTTACAAATTTCGACACATGGTTTATTGTTATTAATAATGAGGCGTGACGCCGGGACTAAGGGGGTTGTTTATGGCCCTGCGGATATCTGCACCGCAGGGGCGACGGGCAATTAGCCCCAAGATCCGGAAAGGCAGAGGTCACGCCTTTTTCTTTTTATAAAGCAGCAAGCCTCGTCTGTACCCCAAAGGCCCATCGAGTAGGTTTTCCATATCCACCGGGTGTTCCTGGCTGTCCTGAACATCGTAAATACTGACTCCTGTCCATACTCCTTTGTCGAAATCCAGAACCGCGAACCCTGACACGTTTTCATTTTGGCCCCGCCAGAACTTGAATTGCCTGCGTCTCAGCAGTATCTTTCCGCTGTCATCTTTCATAGGTGTGAGCCATACTTCATCAGGGCTTGATGCCGTGTCGTGGAAAAGAGGGATGTACTGCCCTCGGTCTCCTTTTGTTATTTTCACCCTTCCGCCTTTGCCCTGAATGATTCTCTCGCTGATTATTACAGATTCACCATCTGGTGCGGTCAGTATGGCTTCTTCACCCTTGGTAATCCCGAAAGCCGTTTGAAATTCATTCCTGTAAAACTGTTCAACTTGTGAATTGGTCAGACCTTCGGCTTTTAATGATGATATATCAGGTAGCAGCTCCGGCAATTCAGGAAGCCCTGCCATGTTTCGTACTGCCGGGAGCCTGTAATCAGCATGTCCGCGCAGATCTGGCATGGTGTGGAGCATATTCCTTGAGCTTGTCATGGAATTGTCTACAATCCCGCCCCACGCTGATCTTCCGGGATTATATGAGAACCCAGGATCAGGAATAAGCTGGAATGCTGGCATGACATTGCCTGTTCTGTGGTCTCTGGTTTCCACAAGCGTGTTTGTGGGGTCTCCTTCTTCGACATTCAGGCCCATGCGCCTGACCTGGGATTCGGAAAGAGAAGTAACAGAGCATCTGCACCTGAAGCCGTTCAGCGGATACCATGTGTCCCATACAGGGTTGTCGTATCTGTAAACCTTACCGTCCATTGCCCTGTGTGCCGGTCTTGTTCTTGAATCGTTTACCGCGTCATACATCCAGTATGGCCTGTCATCCGCCACTTCCATCATCTGCCTGTATCTGCCCACGTTGTAGGCTGTCTGGATGTTGGTTCTGAACAGGTTGTCGATTCGCCAGGCTCCGAGGCCCGTCCATCCACGGCGCTCGAATATTGAAGCGCACTCCCGTTTAAAATCATCAAAAGTTGTGCCGGTTTCAATGGCCCTTGAAATGGAGTTAAAGACAGTTTCAAGCTCCGCTCCCCTTGCAATGCCAGAAACTGCAAATGCCCTGATTTTTGCCTCTTCGGAAAGATTTCTGTAATCCGATGGAGACATCAGGATCTTGCTTTTCCAGAAGTCCACGGCTTCCTGCATTGCTAATGGTTCGAGGTTGAGCATTACATTTCCCCTTTTGCGGAAGATTCCTTTTGAACTGTCCAGCGTCCAAAAATACCGGCACTCAGCATTGCTCTTTCAAGGCTTCCTGCGAGGCCGTCTATGTCGAGATCCGGATAAAGCTCCAGAAGCTTCTGGATCGCGTCTTCATATGATGTTGACTCCATGATCGCGTTGAGGATCTTGTCCTCGTTTGATTTCATGGCGTCGGCCGCCTGCTGTATGGCTTTGTCAGCAAGGTTTTCTATGGATTGCTGGTTTGGAGTGAAATCCCCCTTGCCCCCTTTGGAAGTGGGAATGCTTGCGGGTTCTCCGTTTGCTTTCGGTTCGGCGTATTCTGCCTGCCTGGAGCCTGTTGTCGGGCTTCGCTTAGGCTCAGCACGACCTACGTCCGTCTGTATGAGTTCAAAATCATCATCATTAAGGCCGTACTGGCGCATATAATAGGTTTTGGTGAAATTTACGCCTGCGTCAAAAAGGCTTTTGTCACGTTCCGCAAAATCCTTTTTCGGGTCTTCTTCGTCCTGCCAGATCATGATTGGTGTTGGAACGCCGGGTGCGTTTATCTGTCCGTAAAGCCAGGCTATTTCCTCGAATACGGTCTTAACGAGCTTTTGATCAGCCTGTCTGTAATCGTCCAGGATATCCTTGTGTGTCTTGCTGGCAGCGTACGATCCTGATTTGCCCATTTCTGTTGTGAGGGTCTGGCCCTGGATAATCTTGGAAATTTCGGCATTCATTGTTTCCACAAGGGTTTTGTGGATGTCGGCTGATGCCTTTGATGCTGTCTCGAGTATTTTGACCGTGCCGCCTGAAGGGATTACTGCGCAGGCATCCTGAACCATCGAGAACAGTTTGTTCAGCATTTCATTCTGTTCGGAAAGGGGCGCACCTTGTCTGTATTCTCCTATCAGGTAGGGCATTCCGTATTTTTCAGCCAAGACGGACCAGAATTTCAGCCCGCCTTTTTTAAGGGTTACTGGCCAGAAACAGCGGGAAAGAAGCCTTAAGCCGTATGGATTGTCGTATGTCGGATAGTGCCGGGCAAATACGAACTTGCCGAAGGGGATTTCTTCTCCCATCCACTGATTATATATGGACTTGAAT
It contains:
- a CDS encoding phage minor head protein; its protein translation is MLNLEPLAMQEAVDFWKSKILMSPSDYRNLSEEAKIRAFAVSGIARGAELETVFNSISRAIETGTTFDDFKRECASIFERRGWTGLGAWRIDNLFRTNIQTAYNVGRYRQMMEVADDRPYWMYDAVNDSRTRPAHRAMDGKVYRYDNPVWDTWYPLNGFRCRCSVTSLSESQVRRMGLNVEEGDPTNTLVETRDHRTGNVMPAFQLIPDPGFSYNPGRSAWGGIVDNSMTSSRNMLHTMPDLRGHADYRLPAVRNMAGLPELPELLPDISSLKAEGLTNSQVEQFYRNEFQTAFGITKGEEAILTAPDGESVIISERIIQGKGGRVKITKGDRGQYIPLFHDTASSPDEVWLTPMKDDSGKILLRRRQFKFWRGQNENVSGFAVLDFDKGVWTGVSIYDVQDSQEHPVDMENLLDGPLGYRRGLLLYKKKKA
- a CDS encoding DUF935 domain-containing protein, which codes for MKLFDRFRKNQSGKITAFSEAEKIDRSRLSEEIASRPHAWDWSGSLGLLPDPDPVLRKLETGDEILESLTADGHLISVIQSRKAKTISREFKFEPGRVEGEKPGPQAEKLLSDFKADLERIDLDILISGILDAPLYGMTPIEIIWDTGNSPFQRGAGGLRITNLKCLPARWFGFDDENNPRFKSIYNQWMGEEIPFGKFVFARHYPTYDNPYGLRLLSRCFWPVTLKKGGLKFWSVLAEKYGMPYLIGEYRQGAPLSEQNEMLNKLFSMVQDACAVIPSGGTVKILETASKASADIHKTLVETMNAEISKIIQGQTLTTEMGKSGSYAASKTHKDILDDYRQADQKLVKTVFEEIAWLYGQINAPGVPTPIMIWQDEEDPKKDFAERDKSLFDAGVNFTKTYYMRQYGLNDDDFELIQTDVGRAEPKRSPTTGSRQAEYAEPKANGEPASIPTSKGGKGDFTPNQQSIENLADKAIQQAADAMKSNEDKILNAIMESTSYEDAIQKLLELYPDLDIDGLAGSLERAMLSAGIFGRWTVQKESSAKGEM